A genomic segment from Nicotiana tabacum cultivar K326 chromosome 9, ASM71507v2, whole genome shotgun sequence encodes:
- the LOC107808429 gene encoding uncharacterized protein LOC107808429 translates to MAEIEKQKDKDKEKVPPAAAAVQIEQEGLPKTIVRRLVKDKLSQLSTDTDISLLRDSLLAFSESARIFIHYLSATANDICKESKRQTINAEDVFKALEEIEFPEFIEPLRASLEVFRQRNSKRKSGSSKSTESNKKAKLKEPVENGKGKMKEQPSDTENEDGQAGEQPSDNENEEGQAAEQPSDNENEDGQVEGEDSADE, encoded by the exons ATGGCGGAAATAGAGAAGCAGAAAGACAAGGACAAGGAGAAAGTACcaccagcagcagcagcagtacaAATCGAGCAAGAGGGTCTGCCCAAGACTATCGTACGCAGGCTTGTGAAGGATAAGCTTTCCCAATTATCCACCGATACTGATATCTCTCTTCTCCGCGACTCTCTCCTTGCCTTCTCCGAAAGCGCCCGCATTTTCATCCATTACCTCTCCGCCAC TGCTAATGACATATGCAAGGAGTCTAAGAGGCAGACGATAAATGCGGAGGATGTGTTCAAGGCTCTTGAAGAGATTGAGTTTCCCGAGTTCATTGAGCCTCTCAGAGCTTCTCTCGAGG TATTCAGACAAAGGAACTCTAAAAGGAAGTCAGGATCATCGAAGTCCACAGAATCTAACAAAAAAGCGAAGCTGAAAGAACCTGTGGAAAATGGGAAGGGCAAGATGAAAGAGCAACCCTCTGACACTGAAAATGAAGATGGACAAGCTGGCGAGCAACCCTCtgataatgaaaatgaagaggggcAAGCTGCCGAGCAACCCTCTGATAATGAAAATGAAGATGGACAAGTTGAAGGCGAGGATAGTGCTGATGAATAA
- the LOC142164057 gene encoding uncharacterized protein LOC142164057, protein MEYLNRLLKTLKYNPDFNFHPKCDKMGIVQLGFADNLLLFCRGDVVSVQLLYQCFKEFPKASRLVANNDKSSIYFGGVANDIQQEIIETLGFMKGIFLLPKKIVSLIAAACRKFLWNGGITLTKKALLAWNIVCYPKSAGGFNVLDIHVWNKAAITSSCGTYAKRKVNYGSNGFTYTMGKDVTYGK, encoded by the exons ATGGAATATCTAAATCGATTGTTGAAGACCTTGAAGTATAATCCAGATTTCAATTTTCACCCTAAATGTGATAAAATGGGAATTGTCCAACTGGGTTTTGCAGATAATCTATTGTTGTTCTGTAGAGGAGATGTGGTATCTGTTCAACTATTGTATCAATGCTTCAAAGAGTTTCCAAAGGCTTCTAGACTGGTGGCTAATAATGACAAAAGTTCCATCTATTTCGGTGGGGTAGCGAATGATATACAACAGGAAATCATAGAGACATTGGGATTTATGAAAGGA ATCTTTCTGTTGCCTAAGAAGATTGTAAGTCTGATCGCAGCTGCTTGTAGGAAGTTCTTGTGGAATGGAGGCATTACTCTCACCAAGAAGGCCTTGCTTGCATGGAATATAGTGTGCTACCCAAAATCAGCAGGAGGATTCAATGTGTTGGATATTCATGTATGGAACAAAGCTGCAATTACAAGCTCTTGTGGAACCTATGCAAAAAGAAAGGTAAACTATGGGTCCAATGGGTTCACATATACTATGGGAAAGGATGTAACATATGGGAAATAG
- the LOC107808425 gene encoding uncharacterized protein LOC107808425 produces the protein MRLLSHHFSSKDLLHMVMCSSTWLSKVQPLSAWCNFKCHYRTQQPEQGRKQSQAGEEQKQNKKQGPSIGSPARIQKLIASQSDPLLAKEIFDLASREPDFQHSYATFHTLILKLGRSHQFSLMQSVLSSLKSHQYSVSPSLFSHIIQIYGDAGLPDKALKTFYTILEFNMKPLPKHLNLILEILVSHRNFLRPAFDLFKSAHKYGVLANTTSYNILMRAFCLNDDLSIAYSLFNQMFKRDIAPNVESYRILMQGLCRKSQVNKAVDLLEDMLNKGFVPDALSYSTLLNSLCRKKKLKEAYKILCRMKVKGCNPDIVHYNTVILGFCREGRAADACKVLEDMPSNGCLPNLVSYQTLVGGLSDQGMYDEAKNYMVEMMSKGFSPHFSVVHAAVKGFCNVGMLEEACEVVEDILSHGEALHTDTWGEIISRISEWDDAEKLGNLLEEIIRAEIKPETRIVEVGARLGEYLMNRIKSKSRKG, from the coding sequence ATGAGATTGCTTTCGCATCACTTCAGCTCCAAGGATCTCTTGCATATGGTCATGTGCTCTTCTACTTGGCTGTCAAAGGTCCAGCCACTGTCTGCCTGGTGCAATTTTAAATGCCATTATCGTACACAACAGCCAGAGCAAGGTAGAAAACAAAGTCAAGCAGGTGAAGAACAAAAACAGAACAAGAAACAGGGACCTTCTATTGGCTCTCCAGCTCGTATCCAGAAGCTTATTGCTTCCCAATCAGATCCACTCCTTGCTAAAGAAATATTTGATTTAGCCTCTCGAGAACCCGATTTTCAGCACTCATACGCCACTTTCCACACTCTCATCCTCAAGCTTGGCCGTTCCCACCAGTTCTCTCTCATGCAGTCTGTCCTCTCTTCCCTTAAGTCACATCAATATTCCGTCTCCCCATCTCTTTTTTCACACATCATCCAAATCTATGGTGATGCTGGCTTACCTGACAAAGCCCTTAAAACTTTCTATACTATCCTGGAATTCAATATGAAGCCCCTTCCTAAACATCTCAACCTCATTCTTGAAATACTCGTTTCTCACCGAAACTTTCTTCGTCCTGCATTTGATCTCTTCAAATCTGCACACAAATATGGAGTTTTGGCCAACACCACGTCTTACAACATTCTAATGCGGGCGTTCTGTTTGAATGATGATTTAAGTATTGCCTACTCACTGTTTAACCAAATGTTTAAGAGGGACATTGCTCCCAATGTAGAGTCATATAGAATTCTGATGCAGGGTTTGTGCCGAAAAAGTCAAGTGAATAAAGCTGTTGACTTGCTGGAGGACATGCTGAATAAAGGGTTTGTTCCTGATGCTTTAAGTTATAGCACTCTATTGAACAGCTTGTGTCGGAAGAAGAAACTTAAGGAGGCTTACAAGATTCTTTGCAGAATGAAAGTAAAGGGTTGCAATCCAGACATTGTACATTACAATACAGTTATTCTGGGGTTCTGTCGAGAAGGTCGAGCTGCTGATGCCTGTAAGGTCCTCGAGGACATGCCATCAAATGGGTGTCTTCCGAATTTAGTCTCTTATCAGACATTAGTTGGGGGTCTAAGCGATCAGGGAATGTATGATGAGGCTAAGAATTACATGGTGGAAATGATGTCAAAAGGCTTCTCTCCACATTTTTCTGTGGTTCATGCAGCGGTGAAAGGTTTCTGTAACGTAGGTATGCTTGAGGAAGCTTGTGAAGTAGTGGAGGATATTTTGAGCCATGGCGAAGCCTTACATACAGATACATGGGGAGAAATTATATCCAGGATCTCCGAATGGGATGATGCTGAAAAACTAGGGAATCTCTTGGAGGAAATTATTAGAGCTGAGATAAAACCTGAAACAAGAATAGTGGAGGTTGGTGCTAGGTTGGGTGAATACTTGATGAACAGGATAAAAAGTAAATCAAGGAAGGGTTGA
- the LOC107808424 gene encoding protein transport protein SEC23 D has product MALRATVSRFPGDQDALEEAGLPWGVTVSPFASKDENGNPPVYGSDGHLLPRCENCWAYYNTYCEQEQWAWTCALCGTLNGLSSQAVTRYSLPESCPENLSSFIDLELPMDESEEMQARPVYVAAVDLASSEEFLELVKSALLAALEALGPGSLFGLATFSHKIGLYDVQGPIPVVKNVFIPHDSDSALSMELQDVMPLLSFLAPVDTCKDRIASALETLRPTTSWERTSGAGQGLDGVFLGGRGFGAAMEALFNYLGSEYGNTFALARVFAFLSGAPDIGAGQLDTRRYGEQYASKGEDADRALLPEQTPFYKDLAAVAVQSGVCVDIFAVTNEYTDLASLKFLSIESGGSLFLYTSSDDSTLPQDMYRMLSRPYAFNCVLRLRTSSEFQPSHSYGHFFPDPQYENVQHIICCDSFATYAYDFEFANNVGFSRHTSELPMVQIAFQYTVVVPPDELANAGSSSTTRTKHSLKRRLRIRTLQFGVAHSINEIYDGVDSEVVLSLLVHKVILASLEQGVREGRMLLHDWLVILTAQYNDACKLIQSGHGGSSIVHIDVAFSQCPQLQPLPRLVFALLRNPLLRLHEEGVHPDYRIYLQCLFSGLEPSSLNRAIYPLLTSYASPDKQAYPRHSLSRAALITSGSPIFFLDAFTNLIVFYASTADPSLPFPPPQDCLLRTTINKLKQERCITPKLTFIKGGQDDTTSFENYLIEEQDVEGSGFTSVMGFVSFLEEINQSTLEYMK; this is encoded by the exons ATGGCGTTACGTGCAACAGTTAGCCGGTTTCCCGGTGACCAAGACGCACTGGAAGAAGCAGGACTACCGTGGGGGGTAACAGTTTCACCGTTCGCCAGCAAGGACGAAAACGGGAATCCACCTGTTTATGGATCGGACGGTCACTTATTACCCCGATGCGAGAATTGTTGGGCTTACTATAACACATACTGTGAACAAGAACAATGGGCTTGGACTTGTGCACTTTGTGGGACCCTTAATGGGCTTTCTTCTCAGGCCGTAACCCGTTATTCGCTCCCTGAATCTTGTCCGGAAAATTTATCTTCGTTTATTGACCTTGAATTGCCCA TGGATGAATCTGAAGAAATGCAGGCGCGACCCGTGTACGTGGCAGCTGTTGATCTTGCTT CATCGGAAGAGTTTTTGGAACTTGTTAAAAGTGCACTTTTAGCTGCTTTAGAAG CTCTTGGGCCTGGATCACTATTTGGGCTGGCTACATTCAGCCATaaaataggtttgtatgatgttcAAGGGCCAATTCCAGTGGTGAAGAATGTGTTCATTCCTCATGATTCTGATAGTGCCTTGTCAATGGAACTTCAGGATGTCATGCCCCTACTTTCGTTTTTAGCTCCA GTGGATACCTGTAAGGACCGCATCGCATCCGCACTTGAAACATTGAGGCCAACAACTTCATGGGAAAGGACATCAGGTGCAGGTCAAGGATTAGATGGAGTTTTTCTGGGTGGAAGAGGTTTTGGAGCTGCAATGGAAGCCCTTTTCAATTATCTTGGATCAGAATATGGAAATACATTTGCATTAG CTAGagtttttgcttttctttcgGGCGCTCCTGATATTGGAGCCGGCCAACTAGATACAAGACGGTATGGTGAGCAGTACGCTAGTAAAGGAGAGGATGCAGATCGAGCTTTACTTCCTGAACAAACTCCATTCTATAAAGATCTG GCTGCTGTGGCTGTTCAATCAGGTGTTTGTGTAGACATATTTGCTGTGACAAATGAGTATACTGATTTAGCATCACTGAAGTTTCTGAGTATCGAGAGTGGAGGCTCCTTATTTTTGTATACAAGCAGTGATGACTCCACACTTCCTCAAGACAT GTACCGCATGTTAAGTCGACCATATGCTTTTAATTGTGTCCTAAGGCTGAGAACTTCGTCAGAATTTCAACCGAGTCATTCT TATGGGCATTTCTTCCCAGATCCGCAATATGAAAATGTCCAACACATAATTTGCTGTGATTCTTTTGCTACATATGCCTACGATTTTGAATTTGCAAATAATGTTGGATTTTCCAG GCATACTTCAGAATTGCCTATGGTGCAAATTGCTTTTCAGTATACTGTTGTTGTCCCACCAGATGAACTTGCAAATGCAGGATCAAGTTCTACAACAAG AACAAAGCATTCCCTCAAAAGGAGATTAAGGATTCGAACTTTGCAGTTTGGAGTAGCTCATAGCATAAATGAGATTTATGATGGTGTTGATTCTGAAGTGGTGCTTTCATTACTTGTCCACAAG GTTATTTTAGCCTCATTGGAGCAAGGCGTTCGAGAGGGCAGAATGTTACTTCATGATTGGCTTGTAATTCTTACGGCTCAGTACAATGATGCTTGCAAGCTTATTCAGTCTGGGCATGGAGGTTCAAGCATTGTTCACATTGATGTTGCATTCTCTCAATGTCCTCAACTGCAGCCTTTACCCCGCTTGGTCTTTGCTCTATTACGAAATCCTCTTCTTCGTTTACATGAAGAAGGCGTGCATCCTGACTACCGAATATATCTTCAGTGTCTTTTCAG CGGACTAGAACCTTCTTCTCTTAATCGTGCTATATATCCATTGTTAACCTCATATGCCTCGCCAGACAAACAAGCATATCCTCGACATTCCCTGAGCCGGGCTGCACTGATAACAAGTGGCAGTCCCATATTTTTTCTGGATGCATTCACAAATCTTATTGTGTTCTATGCTTCAACAGCAGACCCTTCACTTCCTTTTCCACCACCTCAGGACT GTTTACTGAGAACAACAATAAACAAGCTGAAGCAAGAGAGATGTATCACCCCTAAACTTACATTTATTAAGGGAGGACAGGATGATACGACATCATTTGAGAATTATCTGATAGAGGAACAGGATGTTGAAGGAAGTGGCTTCACAAGCGTCATGGGTTTCGTTTCATTCCTCGAGGAGATCAATCAAAGTACGCTGGAATACATGAAATAA